Within Rissa tridactyla isolate bRisTri1 chromosome 4, bRisTri1.patW.cur.20221130, whole genome shotgun sequence, the genomic segment cctGTTGTGTCTTTGTCTCTGGAGAGAGGCCTCTGCTGGTAATGGATTGCTACAGGCTGAAAACAACatgcagagggagaagggaaacaaaacccaccctCTGAGACATAACTTAAGTACtaagaagaaaaggacaaatcAGCCAATTCAGTAGCTCTGTGCTCACGCAGAAACCACAACACACACCTGGGGGAGCCCAAGGTGCTCACAAGTACGCTGTTCTCATGCCCTTTCGTGGGAACTGGGCTGAAGACAGAGACTCACGGAGGGGGAAGgatagaaaaaaatcagtaggtTGTACTGTCACAGGAAAGGATATTGCAAATGATAAGATGTTTGATTCTTTATTCATCATATAGTATCGGTAGtaaggatggagagggatggcATGACAAACTGGGAAACTGAGGGATACTTTCTAGGGCATAAATGTAATTTTCCTCTTAGAAATTCAGGCCCTGCTGAGATAGCAGAGGTCTAGTGCTTTTCCTGTTGCTTTGGTCCTGGCAGCGGTATGGTGGTAGCACACTGCTCTCTGACAACACTGACTGCCATCTTCAGGAAGAGAAATTTGTGTATGAGACTGCAGTAAGGGTGGTTTTATACTTGAGGAATTGGACATAGACTCAGGAAAACCAGATCAAACAAAACGGCGTACCTGTATCTTAAATGTATCTATATGAGATAAAGTTACTACTTACATAGGCTCATTGTAACTTACAGCATCTAGATACCCACAGCATCTAGGACTGCCCCCCCCCCGAGTATATTTGTGTGGAGAGATGATAGCCAGAGTTCAGTGATGTTCCCTCACTATCAGTATTCAGGATTTAAAACACTTACAATTATATTCAGACCATATGTACTTTATGAGTTTACTTTTGTTTGCCTACAATTCCTATATCCATTCTAGCATTGCTTTCATTTTGTGATAGCGTGCATGAAGCAAGCGTTGCACTTAAAGTCTAACTACTATGTGTTCCGGTGGTGGAAGGTTTTAGTTGTAGAATAGTTTAATAAACATCCATACTCTTTTGCTTTATGTGAGTAATTTAGGATCAAAATTTTGAGGTTATTTTATTGTCTTTACTTTTTACCTTAGTGAAAATATAAAGGTATCTGGAGCACTAAGCTCTATCAGCATTTGTTTTATCACCTGAAATCGAAATCCTTTGCATTGCAATAGCACGAAATCTTCCACGGCAGTCAGTTGTGACACGTAGGACTTCCAGTAGAAAATGGGTAGAAAAAACATTTATCAAACAGATCCTTCTGGTCATTTAAATCTCACAACAGTTTTACATTAAATCAGTTCATTTAAGAAGAGTGCAAAACAACAACCAAGAAACAGTACAGCTTGTCTATTACCGGAATAGATTTTCCAGTGTCTTTAATTAACTTGTGTATATTAGTAAATACACaaagatataaatatttacattaaagaCTTGTGAAATCAAGTACAGCGAGATGTACAGTATTTTGTACAAATATGGATCATAATCTTCTTCATGGAGTCTCTGTCCATTACAAGGTATGCCTCTCTTGGCTAGGATGCTTTGAGATGGCTCCTCCCTCTTCAGGGTGACTGCTAAGGGAAGGGTGGGAAGATGTTCTCTTGGGCCAGGTTTAGGCCAGCAGAGCCTAAACAGATTAGAAGTGATTAAACCCCTTTTGCATTTCCTCAGTTTGCATCTGAAAAATAGCACAGTCCAGAGTTCTGTTATTCTGTTTTATCCAGGAGCTCTCATTGGAGATCTGCCCCTGATAGTCACAGAGATAAGTTGTCAACAAGAGAAGATAGTAGATGACTTGGGGTGATCATCCTTGGAGCCAGAACTGCAGCCTCCCACTTCAAATGGTAAGTGTGAGAAATCTGCTCTGAGATGATCATGGTTAGTTCCAGTGCAGTTCTTTAATATTTGTTAGCAGCTGTACTTCAGGCTATTTTAAATGCTACTCttcaaaaagaattttcttttgaggctttgctgcatttttctcctGTAGACATTTAGtagtacaagaaaaaaacaaaatcatccAAACTCCTATTAATAGCAGTGTTGTCATTAtagctttcctctttttttaactcCAGAGGTAAACAATTTTGATATAAACTTTTTGTAGGAATACAAAATATGTAGCAATACAAATGTGCTGATGTGAATTTTCAGCCCAAGAGCTGTATCTTCGAGGAGTTTTGGAGTTGAAATGAGTATTTCTAGCTgctatatttctttaaaaatgtattttacaagaAACATAAAAGCATAGTTAGTTTACATTACGTTATTCATATCTTTAGGTGGGAGTGATGGGAAAATTAACATAcagtgatgggaaaaaaacatCAAATTTGCAAGCATAACAACTTTTAAAGGCATGACAGAACCCCCTGACTGCTGAACCACCAGACTTTCACATATAAAGGGAGAGCAGGCAATAACCCTCCCGCTCAGCTTTAGTCTTTTTCTGAATTGAGACgaagaccagaaaaaaaccccagcgtTTAACGCTTCCTGAACGCCCCAGCGTCACTTCGTCCTGCCGGTGCGGCTGGGGAGGGAGGCGACAAAGGCGCTGCCCCGTCACTCTTTACCTCGCATTCAGTCGCCGACCGCGGGCCCCGGCCGCCGCTCTCCCCGCTTCCCCTCAGCccggggccgcgcgagcggccgTTACGGGCGCGCGAGCGGCCGTTACCCGCCCGCCACAGCCCTCCCCGCGCGCGCAGCCAATCCGGCGGCGGCTTCGGCGGCTCctcgcgccgcgccccgccccgccccgccccagctCTGCCGTCGCCGGGGTGGGCGGGGCTTCTCctcctccggcggcggcggggccagggaGCGGCTCCTTTGTCGGAGGGGCCGCGCCGGCAGCGGGCGGGGCCCGCGGAGGCTGCGCCGgctcccctgcccctctcccccgccctccccggggcggggcggtCCGGTCGgcgctccggcggcggcggcggcggcggtggtggtacCAGCAGCAGCGAGCATGTCCTCGAGCAGGGCCAAGAAAGTGAAGATGGCCACCAAGTCCTGCCCGGAGTGCGACCAGCAGGTGAGGTGTCTGCCGGGCCCGCGCCCCCGATCGGATTAGTGGCCACGGGGCTGAAACGTCCCCCCGCCATTGAGCGGGAGGGGCACTGGCCCCGCTGCCTCCGCCCGTCCCGCGGCGGCCCGCTGTCGGGGCTGGTTGCCCTCGCAGGCCGGGGGCGCCCCGCGGCGGTGCGGGGACGTGGTGCTGCCGTCGGGGCTCTGGCCCGAGGGAGGGGTGGGAGCCGTGGGCGGAACAGGGGCAGGTGGGCTTCAGCCCCGCCAGCGGCTGTTGGGGGGGTCCgagggccggggctgcgggacccgCTCCCTCAGCGCGGCCCCGGCGCTCGCCGCCCTCGGCAGCAGCCTTTCGGGGACCAGCGGCGCGGCCGGCTCCGCTCCGGCCTGCCCGCCTTACGGTGCGCGCTGTCCCGCACTGACCTTTCGCTGGGCCGGGCGGGGTTGGGAGGCCGCTGGCAGCCGTggcccggccggcgagcggctcccggcggcggcgggcgcgacCCCGCTTCCTGCGCTCTCTACTCCGCCCCGTCGTACGCAGCGCTGCCGGCTGCGCCTTTGCAACAGCGGTGCAAGAAGCCGTCGCCCGAGCTGTTTGGTttagagggaggagaaaaaattaAGTGTGTCTCCGTGCCGCTGTGAAGCAATGTTTATGTGAAGTAAATAAGTTGCCTTTGCGGTCTCTTGCTTGGAACGTGCATTAAATACCGTGTTCCTCTTGCAGGGCAATGTAACAGCTACGTTGTGCTGAAGCGACATGCAGAACTGTTTGGTTATGTGCTAGTCTTGTTTAGTAACTAtgtaatgtattaaaaatataatgaacTTGGTAACTTATACAATGTAGTTTGTCCTTTGGATGACTAATATGCTTAAGGCTTGTTGGAAGAGCGTTCAGTTGTGTTGTTTTCTCATGGAGCAGTTTAGAAACAGCAAAATTGAGACCTTTGCTGCAATTTCTGTCGTGTAGTCCAAATGTATGTCTGAGCTGTTGTTTATGTCTCACTGCAGTTTTGTTATGTGTACAAAATGGAGTTGGTTACACTTAAACGTTAACAACAGCTGATTTGAATTGTTACTATATATATCACAAGCTTGTTTTAATTTATGCTTTTTACTGGTAATGATGTTACTATTAAAAATAGGCCAGTTTTGTTTCAGCAGCACTCCTCTGCTGGAACAATAACACAGCGCTGcagaaggctgctgtggggctcaggGTAGGAGGAGAAGCTTTTATATGTAATCATGGGAAACACATTTCTCTTATTTGTTCCTGAAACTTGGCTGGTATAGGCTATTTTAgctatgcttaaaaaaataatctcatgccatttttctttgcttgtaaagattttttttaaaaagtcatcttaTTTGTTCTGACTTGTGTAGTTTTTATAGTGTTCCTGCTCATCCTGGAACAGTTTGGAATGTTAAGCTGTGTGTGAGGCATTTCATGTTTTGAGCAACAGATAAACCATTGCAAATGCTCACATGTTAAGCATGTCACTGAAGTACTATTTCTGAGAAGAAATTTTGTGCCAAGTTCTGGCTATTCAGTtggtgaaataaattaaaatgagtGAGAAGTTGAATATGAGAGtggtagtgggtttttttccgtgggttttttttttttttttttaaataactgtagtGAACATCAAACCACCAATGACAGGAAAAGCAAGTAAGCAAACATTATAGGCTTTTAAAGCTGATACTGaaactttcattttgtttgttttgtgctttaaaaCTAAAACACATGATGCATATGTCAGTGTACATTTTCTGTTAGCAACTCTTCTGTGGCTAACGTAATTAATGTGCATATGTGTCCTGCCCCGGCACAAACGTTGCTCATAGGACCTTGTTTTCCAGTGCCAAATGTTTGAGAGAGGAGAAGAAACTAAAACCTTCTGTACAAGTCAGCCCTTTACAGAGTGTGGGGAAGCTCTTGTGTGACTCTTGTGTCATGTACTAGTGTTTGTTAAATTCTTCCATAAACAAgggatttgtatttgtttctgaTTTCTTTACTAGAAGTGGCATGCATGCAAATACTTAGGCAGCCGCAAATGTTGGAGTACAATATTGAGTAACATTCTTaggtttttaaactttttctgttgtaattgccacttagacttttttttaaataaaaaagaaggttTTTGATGATATTTTACAACCAAAGCACAGCCCCATTAAAATAGGGAACGTGAAGTACTTGCAGttaataataagaaataattatCACTTCTTAATTTAGCTTCAGGTGAACTTTCTTGTATGGTAAACTCAATTTCTTTTTGGTTAGGAAGAAGTTAAACAGAGTAAAATAGTGTTTGTAGGACTATATTGCCATAATAATTATATTACAGGGTGTTATCAGTGCAGGCCTTCAAAGCATAACTGGTATCTTTCAGTGAATAAACCCCTTCCCACCTAATCCCCCTCTAAATGACACACACACCTTTATGTCAAACCTGTAATATGTGAACAATATTGTTCTGTTAAACACAGTTAagtttattgaaaaaaattgGGTCTGCTCCAGTCCTTGGGTCAGCTCCAATCCCCTTGGGTAGttttccccacattttttttcttttttagactgTGCCTGGAAAGATAATTATTGGAGAGACCGAGGTGTTCAAAAATAGGCTTAAATGGAACTCCTGTATTACCTTACCTATTACCTTAACAATACAAACTATCTGCTAGTTAGTGTTTTTTAGTACTCTCATACTGACTTATGGACAAGAAGATAAGTGTGCACACAGGTCTGCAAAATTCTGAGCTTTAAGATTCAATAAACCTTGATTAGAACTGGTTTTATGTCAGTGTCCCCATAAAGGGAATTAAAGTCTCTAATTATATAAAACCTGTATCAAAAGTCTATCTGTAAGCTGTTTGTAGTGGGAAGTTACAGGAGTTAGGATGTGCTACAGAAggcaaaataatttgtttattctGAGTAGCAGTTAAGTTCCCCTTTACAAATTCATGTACTAATTTcacagatcctttttttttttcctgtccggTAGAACATTGGAACTTGGTTCTTCTGCATGTCTAGTAAAATTGAGCAGGCAATTGTGGTTCCGTACTGTTTGTTTCAGTGGACACAGACAAACTTGTAGAGACCTGTTTTAAAGAATTACGTTTGAGAAATTacctcctgctttttttccctgctgtcgtGCTTCAACATGAGTTGACTTTAATGTGTGTTAATCTCTTCCAGATCTCTGTTTAAACTTGCTTTGATTTGTGTTTTCAGTCTTCAACCTAATCAAAGCAATATGGTGCATTCCTTACTACTTTAAAAGATCTCGAAAGATCTTGGCTTTAAGTGAAGGTAATGAGGCTTGTAATTTATCAGcatcaatttttttaattgttcggAGTAAGACTTTTGTCACTTTTCATGCAAGTGTGGCATTTCCAGATTTTCTCATCTTGTAATGTACTGCTCCTGATTGCTTAGTTGATCAGAAGTGCTGTGGTGTCTCAAAGTCTTCAGCCTGCAGTCAGCTTTTGACTAGCTGTGGTAGGTTATTTGCATTTTGAATTAACTAGATCCTTCTGTAACCACCCGGCCTTGTCTACAGTCGTGTTGTAGAGCGTGGTACAAGTGCATCTGTTTTGCTTCAGGCTCTATTATGCCTCCTGTTTAAAGCTGCTCTTGCTCTCTAAAGGAATTGCTTCCAAATACTTCTGAAAGTGAATGTATTCAGAATATACTGACAGTTTTAACTCAtactttaatacttttttttaagcaagtgaaGGAAGCAAAACTGAGAATGTGTGACTGATTTGACTGTGAGGATATTTGAGAACACTGAAGAGAAATTATATTTCTATTCTAATTCTCCCTTGCTTTAGTTCTCTTCACTTTCCCCCACTCCCTTTTGACAGTTTGAGGAAAAGGGTTTGTAGAACAAAGTGGTCACAACAGCTGTACATTTCAAGCTTGATTTCTaacaactgcaaaaagaaaagacttgGTGGGCAATTTACAGCAGAACCTGGTTTTACTATGTTTAAATACAATTGTATAATAGTACGGACCATAGTTTGCAGTATACACTGAATTTGAGGAGGTATCTCTGAGGACAAAAGTGTGAGTtactaggtttttttcttctttggacaGGAATTTTGTCATAATTTGAAATGATCCAAAATATGTGCCTTTTGTTTTTGCAGGTTCCTGTTGCATGTAAATCATGTCCCTGTGGATATATATTTATTAGTCGAAAACTCTTGCATGCTAAACGTGCTGAGAGATCACCACCCATCACAGGTAATACTTACAGAGATGGGAAGAAGGGGGCACTGgttctttccctttgtttcttgGAGGCAAAGGATAGAGTATTTTACTTCTCTGTGTAAATTGACTGTTGTTAATGCACTTTCCCTTGAATTTGTGCATGGTAGACTTTTAATATGTTAATTTTGCTTGAATTTTGAGGGGGGGGGAAGTGGGTGTTTTCAGTGTTGCTTCCTTTGTTCTAGTGATGTTGGCATTTATTCTGTGTATATTCTAGCTGTGCATATTGGTTAGCTTGTGCATAAGGTTACGGAAAGCCTTCTGTTAATCCTATTTTGAAGCTAAATGTCCAGAGGTGCCAAAGGGATCAGATTTCAGAGTACATACTGATTGAAGCTGGGTTTTCTGAAagtaaaaatcctctttttttgaaGAAGTTATGCTGAGTTGTACTTATTTATGAATACCTGAATTGTACTTTGTGTAAAATTTGTTGTATGTTTAATCTAAACCCAGCTGTGTCTTGCATCTCTCTGcatgcttaaattaaaaaatagtgtattttttgTGTCTAACTTGTGTATCTTTTGTTGTTGATGGGCACAGTAAGAAGTCAGTTGAGTATTGAATATGCATTCTGGCATGATTAACATTCTCCTTGTGTTCCTTTTTATCACTTCCTCCAGTCCCAGTAGGAATTAGTCAGAACAAGCACCTGTCagggaagatgttttaaaaaaaacaaaaacaaaccaaacaaaaaaacccaacaaaccaactaTCTGATTTACAAtgtctactttttaaaattacctaCCAGGCCTACAAAATAGAGACTAAGTAATTGATATTTTGTATCATTATTTTGAAGGATACTTATAGTTTACTAGCTTGTAGGAATTACATGACATTATGCTAGATAACTGAATTTTCAAGGTAGTGGAGGTTAAGCAATGTCTGTGGTGCTGTTTGGAACTATTCGtcaattttctttccctctccccaatTGTTTAGTTGAAAGTTGATAAAGTAGTTACCAAATGAAGCTGAAAGCCATAATCTTATTTCCCATCTTATTGTTTGATTGTTGAACTTTTTGTATACTAGCAAATGTCTCATGTTGCAAAATGCATTTGGAGTAATAAAAGGCTTGATCCTTATAATCGAGAAGTGAGGTGTCATTCTGGATCTGACACCTTAATTTCTGCATGGATATGATGCAGATGTAATTGTTCCGTAAAGGTATAGATATCTAACCACTTTTGCtaagagatttaaagaaaaaaatgtaaatgggTGGGGCAAGCACTAAGAGTAAATTAAGAACAAAGATGAAAACAATCTTAGATCATACCATCTCTTAATTTGCACAGAAAACAAGAGTGAGGCCAAAAGAAGACGGACAGAGAGAGTTAAGCGAGAGAAGATAAATTCTGCAGTAAATAAAGACTTAGAAAACCGAAAAAGATCCAGGTCTAACAGCCATTCAGATCACAGCAGACGAGGAAGAGGAAGACCTAAGAGTGCCTCAGCCAAAAAACACGAGGAGGAAAGAGGTATGAGAACTGGAGAAATATgttcattgtgttttctttatgcaggattttttttgtcaATAAACCTTTATACCATTCAAACCATTTAAGTAACTAGACTAGTTCAGCCAATACCCAATATCTTAATATGGGGAAGGGACATATCTGTAGAGACCTATGGTTTTATGTTCCAGTGTCTAATTGGAACTAAGTCTGTATTTTTAGTCACCAGTTGAAAGCCACTGGACTATAGTGCTTagtaggttgtttggtttggttttggttgtttttttttttcttttttgaggtacTGCTGCTCTATATCACAATT encodes:
- the C4H16orf87 gene encoding UPF0547 protein C16orf87 homolog; amino-acid sequence: MSSSRAKKVKMATKSCPECDQQVPVACKSCPCGYIFISRKLLHAKRAERSPPITENKSEAKRRRTERVKREKINSAVNKDLENRKRSRSNSHSDHSRRGRGRPKSASAKKHEEEREKQEKEVDMYANLSDEKAFVFSVALAEINRKIINQRLIL